In Falco biarmicus isolate bFalBia1 chromosome 5, bFalBia1.pri, whole genome shotgun sequence, a single genomic region encodes these proteins:
- the ARHGEF5 gene encoding rho guanine nucleotide exchange factor 5 isoform X1 — protein MACHGREAEEGKAREIPARRSLLGFWPPLRSPSTAAAPGQPGRPGQPAGGAGVELPPCWPDPFLPPSIRVALMLDASFIPRGWIRPGSNLQDVSLMESEETSEGGTTPREASGVTGEVWDSTAVEREHHAPHASAEMSNSLSESAKGAELSTPEDCLSAPGKAAEMLGRPSNPLQKVPAGLEQEQGDAEPQKGLSELEREMLLSEGGLDCSLKLKQVELVDLESNQDSSLSTVQDRPDPGSAILQAVDLSTEFPQSQAELALCGSNSQAQHPKYPLADAISSQRETPKCFLVCKTVSEGHYKAEPFLDSLSMDSLQEVDAGAEQKQSSKNVAAPNHEQPTSEEAIDDMAKPHISEDAKESVRALEGLEENIESSFSHQLSSTLADDSQISSLQAECNISAGETRNSSMVKEQGTATVPKENSSASKCLHLEDDHRKTESRPASQAESAFQVKDTAKKNEEMSTSQHKKPAQEAVSELQQEEEKKECKLQNLLEEGKSLEPKDRKSEELNEKKQQLQMEDLNLEASASRSELSSVLRHNVDLCGLENVFLAEQTGSAFSPRESVSVDQHPGEDVLLKAYATEAGSGRQPLAVSSLSSNNLNAVGETPVVPPHTCHISDQAEDLEDSGRFSIGGQDIGEVDWDDRTRLGRENEHSDGHGKAVQRLDKRGAPLRGGVAALSSAENPEASVLHPSSGTKNLEPPDPIDPHPITENLGKAELQVFIPALPPELASVASTSGPQQEGASRMASLTPEDCPGTSLNKLLDSVEKPASQAASVQVRDPTSGETASVSTDPGEANISHELLISEEGFHEDLSGQSSFSVIYPSCLPLERSLPEGRRTVAVIAGPLEPPQTPGRTSTPLNHPETTQQKPPEESAIIQPKEMGVPVDREAQEMPLFDQSDCGLNQKEPGSRISSVLSTLTWPSEEDMVFAVSQQEQPLSPASHSSLPLVSEPDAKQLPRLPSLARSPRQTQAPALNANHLAQPPAPESYQPLAPLPYSRPHLNCGMYDSKLLATHPTISHPLHAAASLSDSNTVASASHREDVAEKDDLVPVTREWDLSDSGTHTETSDDSGVSLLAKSFSAVGNEALAGSSDASPETADHHMDIQYGKSSPDHPSWPSLEGLITSTNSKSRDSAQPPPMLAFTNPIHFLQLSPPSPPTTRTACQEEDISGELRWEQEAGVFGVDSKNVQAPLAFTEKTESERRIKQRLEGEGGEHHLVAQPKEEMPRHSPLEKSSSWPDKKSIRVVAQEPAANQENPIKRRVKSKDWHRQGLKRMSVPPDILQEVPSVPSEEEAHKTHREPPVSSETVILREKKPADAMENFKRRHSKLINSSRLLYQEYSDVVLNKAIQSQKRVDSFAEDIESSFPSSPRLRRKVLSPQDSYLQRLSVSSNASLWQDIPMIRGSRILLNMSRDEQKLQEAKFELIMSEASYLRSLNVAVDHFQRSAELQAMLTNQERQWLFSRLHDVRDVSASFLFDLEEKFEEDMFTFHVCDVALKHAPEFRRVYLPYVTNQTYQEQTFQRLLNGNAGFQQVLERLESDPVCQRLSLKSFLILPFQRITRLKLLLQNILKRTRPGSEEEVQATQAYDALEKLIKDCNENVQRMKSTEELIYLSQKIEFECKIFPLISQSRRLVKCGELTALDFSTLSPKWKVTTRPIYLHLFNDCLLLSRPKEGGRFVVFDHAAFSDVRGEKCEMKLHGTNKNVFRLFLLQNYQGKRVEFLFRTETHSEKLRWISALAPPRGELDLLECPDAPQVQCIKTYKARENDELALEKADIIMVMQYSNDGWIEGVKLSDRERGWFPSEHVELISSKHARQKNLKEEQRVKNAKQQVFCKK, from the exons cagGATGTGTCACTGATGGAGTCTGAAGAAACCAGTGAGGGAGGGACCACTCCCCGAGAAGCCAGCGGCGTCACTGGGGAGGTTTGGGATTCTACAGCAGTTGAAAGAGAGCATCATGCCCCTCACGCATCAGCTGAAATGAGCAACAGCCTGTCTGAATCTGCAAAgggagcagagctcagcactcCTGAGGACTGCCTTTCTGctccagggaaagcagcagagatgctgggcAGACCCTCTAACCCTCTGCAAAAAGTGCCAGCAGGATTGGAACAAGAGCAAGGTGATGCAGAGCCTCAAAAGGGACTCTCGGAATtggaaagagaaatgcttttaagtGAGGGTGGACTGGATTGTTCTCTGAAACTTAAGCAAGTAGAGCTGGTTGACCTGGAAAGCAACCAGGACTCTTCTCTCAGCACAGTCCAGGATAGGCCAGACCCTGGCAGTGCCATCCTGCAGGCTGTGGACCTCAGCACTGAGTTTCCTCAGAGCCAGGCAGAATTGGCACTTTGTGGCTCAAACTCTCAGGCTCAACATCCAAAATACCCTTTGGCAGATGCCATTTCCTCTCAGAGAGAGACACCTAAGTGCTTCTTGGTGTGTAAAACTGTTTCAGAGGGGCATTATAAGGCTGAACCATTTCTGGATAGCCTCTCCATGGATTCTTTGCAGGAGGTTGATGCTGGtgcagagcagaagcaaagcagcaaaaacGTGGCAGCACCAAATCATGAGCAGCCTACCTCAGAGGAAGCAATAGATGACATGGCTAAACCTCACATTTCTGAAGACGCTAAGGAAAGCGTAAGAGCACTTGAGGGTCTGGAAGAGAATATAGAGTCTTCCTTTTCCCATCAGTTGTCTTCCACCTTAGCAGACGACAGCCAGATAAGTTCACTACAAGCAGAATGCAACATCTCAGCTGGTGAAACAAGGAATAGCAGTATGGTCAAAGAGCAGGGAACAGCAACGGTTCCTAAAGAAAACTCATCCGCTTCTAAATGCCTTCATCTTGAAGATgaccacagaaaaacagagagcaGACCTGCCTCTCAAGCAGAGAGTGCCTTCCAGGTAAAGGATACTGctaaaaaaaatgaggaaatgagTACTTCACAGCATAAGAAACCAGCACAGGAGGCAGTGTCTGAACTTcagcaggaagaagagaagaaagagtgCAAACTGCAGAATCTGCTGGAAGAAGGGAAATCTTTGGAGCCCAAAGATCGGAAAAGCGAGGAACTAAATGAGAAGAAACAACAATTGCAGATGGAAGACCTCAATCTGGAGGCATCAGCTTCCAGGTCAGAGTTATCTTCTGTTCTCAGGCATAATGTGGACTTGTGTGGTTTGGAAAACGTTTTTTTGGCTGAGCAAACAGGATCAGCATTTTCTCCTAGGGAGTCTGTCTCTGTGGATCAGCATCCCGGTGAGGATGTACTGCTGAAAGCTTATGCCACAGAAGCAGGTTCTGGACGTCAGCCACTCGCTGTTAGCTCTCTGTCCTCAAATAACCTGAATGCAGTGGGTGAAACTCCAGTGGTGCCTCCACACACATGCCATATCTCTGACCAGGCAGAAGACCTAGAAGACTCTGGCCGCTTTTCCATTGGTGGTCAGGATATTGGAGAAGTGGACTGGGATGACAGGACAAGACTGGGCAGGGAGAATGAGCACAGTGATGGGCATGGAAAGGCTGTCCAGAGGCTTGATAAAAGAGGTGCACCTCTTCGTGGAGGAGTGGCAGCGCTTTCTAGTGCAGAGAACCCAGAGGCTTCTGTTCTACATCCTTCCTCAGGTACCAAGAACTTGGAGCCACCTGATCCCATAGATCCTCATCCCATTACAGAAAATTTGGGAAAAGCTGAGCTTCAGGTCTTCATTCCAGCTTTACCTCCAGAGCTCGCCTCTGTGGCTTCAACATCTGGCCCACAGCAAGAGGGTGCTAGCAGAATGGCCTCCTTGACCCCTGAGGACTGTCCTGGCACCAGCCTGAACAAACTGCTAGACTCTGTAGAGAAGCCAGCCAGCCAAGCTGCTTCTGTACAAGTGCGGGACCCAACATCAGGGGAAACTGCTAGTGTAAGTACTGATCCAGGGGAGGCCAACATTTCCCATGAACTCCTTATTTCTGAGGAAGGCTTTCATGAAGACCTTAGTGGCCAGTCTTCTTTCTCTGTAATATACCCAAGCTGTCTTCCTCTAGAGAGGAGCCTTCCTGAGGGCAGGAGGACTGTGGCTGTCATTGCAGGGCCTCTGGAACCACCCCAAACACCAGGCAGGACTTCCACTCCCCTGAACCACCCAGAGACAACTCAGCAAAAACCCCCAGAAGAAAGTGCCATTATCCAACCAAAAGAAATGGGAGTACCTGTGGATCGTGAAGCACAagaaatgcctttatttgatCAGTCTGACTGCGGTTTAAACCAAAAAGAGCCTGGATCCAGAATCTCCAGTGTCCTGAGCACCCTAACCTGGCCCTCTGAAGAAGATATGGTCTTTGCCGTGAGCCAGCAAGAACAACCTCTGTCCCCTGCATCCCATTCAAGCCTACCTCTGGTGTCTGAGCCTGATGCCAAACAGCTTCCTCGCCTTCCTTCCCTTGCCCGAAGCCCCAGGCAAACTCAGGCCCCTGCACTTAATGCAAATCACCTTGCCCAACCTCCAGCCCCTGAAAGTTACCAGCCGCTGGCTCCTTTACCCTACTCCAGGCCACATCTCAACTGTGGTATGTATGATAGTAAGTTACTAGCCACTCACCCTACTATAAGCCATCCTCTGCACGCTGCTGCCTCTCTGTCTGATTCTAATACTGTGGCCTCTGCTTCTCACAGAGAAGATGTAGCAGAGAAAGATGACCTTGTTCCAGTAACTAGAGAGTGGGATCTCAGTGACTCAGGTACCCATACAGAGACATCTGATGACTCAGGGGTCAGTTTGTTGGccaaaagcttttctgctgttgGAAATGAAGCATTGGCTGGCTCCTCTGACGCCAGCCCTGAAACAGCAGACCACCACATGGATATACAGTATGGAAAATCTTCACCTGACCACCCTTCTTGGCCCTCGCTGGAAGGCCTGATAACATCCACAAACTCCAAGAGCCGGGACTCTGCACAGCCACCTCCAATGCTAGCATTCACCAATCCAATCCATTTCCTCCAGCTCAGCCCTCCATCACCACCAACCACCAGGACAGCCTGCCAAGAGGAGGACATCTCAGGGGAGCTGCGATGGGAGCAAGAGGCAGGTGTCTTTGGTGTGGACTCAAAGAATGTCCAAGCTCCATTGGCattcacagagaaaacagaaagtgagAGGAGGATCAAGCAAAGGCTGGAAGGAGAAGgtggggaacaccacttggTAGCTCAGCCAAAGGAGGAAATGCCCAGACACTCACCCTTGGAGAAATCATCAAGTTGGCCAGACAAAAAATCGATCAGGGTAGTtgcacaggagccagcagccaaTCAAGAAAACCCAATTAAACGCCGAGTAAAAAGCAAGGACTGGCACCGTCAGGGCCTGAAGAGGATGTCAGTACCACCAGACATCTTGCAGG AAGTTCCTTCTGTTCCTTCAGAGGAAGAAGCTCACAAGACACACAGGGAGCCACCAGTCAGTTCAGAAACAGTTATATTGCG agaaaagaaacctgCAGATGCAATGGAGAACTTCAAACGCCGGCACTCCAAACTGATCAACTCCT CAAGACTGCTGTATCAGGAATACAGTGACGTGGTTCTGAACAAGGCCATTCAAAGCCAGAAGAGAGTGGATTCTTTTGCAGAGGATATAGAGTCGAGTTTCCCGAGCTCTCCAAGGCTACGGAGGAAAGTGCTTTCTCCCCAGGACTCATATTTGCAGCGTCTGTCAGTCTCATCTAATGCGTCCCTCTGGCAGGACATCCCCATGATACGGGGCAGCAGAATACTACTCAATATGTCCCGTGATGAGCAGAAGCTGCAAGAG GCCAAGTTTGAGTTGATAATGTCTGAGGCTTCCTACCTGCGCAGTTTAAATGTGGCGGTGGATCACTTCCAGCGATCAGCAGAGCTCCAGGCAATGCTCACCAATCAAGAGCGTCAGTGGCTTTTCTCCCGCCTTCATGATGTACGCGACGTCAGCGCTAG TTTCCTTTTTGACTTGGAGGAGAAATTTGAGGAGGACATGTTCACCTTCCATGTGTGTGACGTGGCTCTGAAACACGCCCCTGAATTCCGCAGGGTGTATCTACCATATGTAACAAACCAGACATATCAGGAGCAAACCTTCCAGCGGTTACT aaatggaaatgcagGGTTCCAGCAAGTCCTGGAGAGACTGGAAAGTGATCCTGTATGCCAGCGCCTCTCACTGAAATCCTTCCTCATCCTTCCTTTCCAGCGCATCACTCGTCTCAAACTCCTTCTACAG AATATCCTGAAGAGAACTCGGCCTGGGTCTGAGGAGGAAGTGCAAGCAACACAGGCCTATGATGCGCTTGAAAAG CTCATCAAGGATTGCAATGAAAATGTCCAGCGCATGAAAAGCACTGAAGAGCTGATCTACCTCAGCCAGAAGATTGAATTTGAGTGCAAG ATATTCCCACTCATCTCACAGTCAAGGCGACTTGTAAAGTGTGGTGAGCTGACAGCACTGGACTTCAGCACCCTGAGTCCAAAATGGAAAGTCACCACTCGGCCCATCTACCTACATCTTTTCAATGACTGTCTGCTCTTGTCTCGGCCGAAGGA GGGTGGACGTTTTGTTGTGTTTGACCATGCTGCTTTCTCAGATGTGCGTGGGGAGAAGTGTGAGATGAAACTGCatggaacaaacaaaaatgtttttcgTCTCTTTCTACTTCAGAATTACCAGGGAAAGAGAGTGGAGTTTTTGTTTCGTACAGAGACACA CAGTGAGAAGCTGAGGTGGATCTCTGCTTTGGCTCCTCCGCGAGGAGAACTGGATCTCTTGGAGTGCCCCG ATGCACCCCAGGTTCAATGCATAAAGACTTACAAGGCTCGGGAAAATGATGAGCTGGCTTTGGAGAAAGCAGACATCATCATGGTTATGCAGTACAGCAATGATG GATGGATAGAAGGAGTCAAACTTTCGGACCGGGAGAGAGGCTGGTTCCCCTCAGAACACGTGGAACTCATCTCCAGTAAACATGCGCGGCAGAAGAACCTGAAGGAGGAACAACGTGTGAAGAATGCCAAGCAGCAGGTCTTTTGCAAGAAATAA
- the ARHGEF5 gene encoding rho guanine nucleotide exchange factor 5 isoform X2, producing MFRVYHQPTVSHCAVSRMQDVSLMESEETSEGGTTPREASGVTGEVWDSTAVEREHHAPHASAEMSNSLSESAKGAELSTPEDCLSAPGKAAEMLGRPSNPLQKVPAGLEQEQGDAEPQKGLSELEREMLLSEGGLDCSLKLKQVELVDLESNQDSSLSTVQDRPDPGSAILQAVDLSTEFPQSQAELALCGSNSQAQHPKYPLADAISSQRETPKCFLVCKTVSEGHYKAEPFLDSLSMDSLQEVDAGAEQKQSSKNVAAPNHEQPTSEEAIDDMAKPHISEDAKESVRALEGLEENIESSFSHQLSSTLADDSQISSLQAECNISAGETRNSSMVKEQGTATVPKENSSASKCLHLEDDHRKTESRPASQAESAFQVKDTAKKNEEMSTSQHKKPAQEAVSELQQEEEKKECKLQNLLEEGKSLEPKDRKSEELNEKKQQLQMEDLNLEASASRSELSSVLRHNVDLCGLENVFLAEQTGSAFSPRESVSVDQHPGEDVLLKAYATEAGSGRQPLAVSSLSSNNLNAVGETPVVPPHTCHISDQAEDLEDSGRFSIGGQDIGEVDWDDRTRLGRENEHSDGHGKAVQRLDKRGAPLRGGVAALSSAENPEASVLHPSSGTKNLEPPDPIDPHPITENLGKAELQVFIPALPPELASVASTSGPQQEGASRMASLTPEDCPGTSLNKLLDSVEKPASQAASVQVRDPTSGETASVSTDPGEANISHELLISEEGFHEDLSGQSSFSVIYPSCLPLERSLPEGRRTVAVIAGPLEPPQTPGRTSTPLNHPETTQQKPPEESAIIQPKEMGVPVDREAQEMPLFDQSDCGLNQKEPGSRISSVLSTLTWPSEEDMVFAVSQQEQPLSPASHSSLPLVSEPDAKQLPRLPSLARSPRQTQAPALNANHLAQPPAPESYQPLAPLPYSRPHLNCGMYDSKLLATHPTISHPLHAAASLSDSNTVASASHREDVAEKDDLVPVTREWDLSDSGTHTETSDDSGVSLLAKSFSAVGNEALAGSSDASPETADHHMDIQYGKSSPDHPSWPSLEGLITSTNSKSRDSAQPPPMLAFTNPIHFLQLSPPSPPTTRTACQEEDISGELRWEQEAGVFGVDSKNVQAPLAFTEKTESERRIKQRLEGEGGEHHLVAQPKEEMPRHSPLEKSSSWPDKKSIRVVAQEPAANQENPIKRRVKSKDWHRQGLKRMSVPPDILQEVPSVPSEEEAHKTHREPPVSSETVILREKKPADAMENFKRRHSKLINSSRLLYQEYSDVVLNKAIQSQKRVDSFAEDIESSFPSSPRLRRKVLSPQDSYLQRLSVSSNASLWQDIPMIRGSRILLNMSRDEQKLQEAKFELIMSEASYLRSLNVAVDHFQRSAELQAMLTNQERQWLFSRLHDVRDVSASFLFDLEEKFEEDMFTFHVCDVALKHAPEFRRVYLPYVTNQTYQEQTFQRLLNGNAGFQQVLERLESDPVCQRLSLKSFLILPFQRITRLKLLLQNILKRTRPGSEEEVQATQAYDALEKLIKDCNENVQRMKSTEELIYLSQKIEFECKIFPLISQSRRLVKCGELTALDFSTLSPKWKVTTRPIYLHLFNDCLLLSRPKEGGRFVVFDHAAFSDVRGEKCEMKLHGTNKNVFRLFLLQNYQGKRVEFLFRTETHSEKLRWISALAPPRGELDLLECPDAPQVQCIKTYKARENDELALEKADIIMVMQYSNDGWIEGVKLSDRERGWFPSEHVELISSKHARQKNLKEEQRVKNAKQQVFCKK from the exons cagGATGTGTCACTGATGGAGTCTGAAGAAACCAGTGAGGGAGGGACCACTCCCCGAGAAGCCAGCGGCGTCACTGGGGAGGTTTGGGATTCTACAGCAGTTGAAAGAGAGCATCATGCCCCTCACGCATCAGCTGAAATGAGCAACAGCCTGTCTGAATCTGCAAAgggagcagagctcagcactcCTGAGGACTGCCTTTCTGctccagggaaagcagcagagatgctgggcAGACCCTCTAACCCTCTGCAAAAAGTGCCAGCAGGATTGGAACAAGAGCAAGGTGATGCAGAGCCTCAAAAGGGACTCTCGGAATtggaaagagaaatgcttttaagtGAGGGTGGACTGGATTGTTCTCTGAAACTTAAGCAAGTAGAGCTGGTTGACCTGGAAAGCAACCAGGACTCTTCTCTCAGCACAGTCCAGGATAGGCCAGACCCTGGCAGTGCCATCCTGCAGGCTGTGGACCTCAGCACTGAGTTTCCTCAGAGCCAGGCAGAATTGGCACTTTGTGGCTCAAACTCTCAGGCTCAACATCCAAAATACCCTTTGGCAGATGCCATTTCCTCTCAGAGAGAGACACCTAAGTGCTTCTTGGTGTGTAAAACTGTTTCAGAGGGGCATTATAAGGCTGAACCATTTCTGGATAGCCTCTCCATGGATTCTTTGCAGGAGGTTGATGCTGGtgcagagcagaagcaaagcagcaaaaacGTGGCAGCACCAAATCATGAGCAGCCTACCTCAGAGGAAGCAATAGATGACATGGCTAAACCTCACATTTCTGAAGACGCTAAGGAAAGCGTAAGAGCACTTGAGGGTCTGGAAGAGAATATAGAGTCTTCCTTTTCCCATCAGTTGTCTTCCACCTTAGCAGACGACAGCCAGATAAGTTCACTACAAGCAGAATGCAACATCTCAGCTGGTGAAACAAGGAATAGCAGTATGGTCAAAGAGCAGGGAACAGCAACGGTTCCTAAAGAAAACTCATCCGCTTCTAAATGCCTTCATCTTGAAGATgaccacagaaaaacagagagcaGACCTGCCTCTCAAGCAGAGAGTGCCTTCCAGGTAAAGGATACTGctaaaaaaaatgaggaaatgagTACTTCACAGCATAAGAAACCAGCACAGGAGGCAGTGTCTGAACTTcagcaggaagaagagaagaaagagtgCAAACTGCAGAATCTGCTGGAAGAAGGGAAATCTTTGGAGCCCAAAGATCGGAAAAGCGAGGAACTAAATGAGAAGAAACAACAATTGCAGATGGAAGACCTCAATCTGGAGGCATCAGCTTCCAGGTCAGAGTTATCTTCTGTTCTCAGGCATAATGTGGACTTGTGTGGTTTGGAAAACGTTTTTTTGGCTGAGCAAACAGGATCAGCATTTTCTCCTAGGGAGTCTGTCTCTGTGGATCAGCATCCCGGTGAGGATGTACTGCTGAAAGCTTATGCCACAGAAGCAGGTTCTGGACGTCAGCCACTCGCTGTTAGCTCTCTGTCCTCAAATAACCTGAATGCAGTGGGTGAAACTCCAGTGGTGCCTCCACACACATGCCATATCTCTGACCAGGCAGAAGACCTAGAAGACTCTGGCCGCTTTTCCATTGGTGGTCAGGATATTGGAGAAGTGGACTGGGATGACAGGACAAGACTGGGCAGGGAGAATGAGCACAGTGATGGGCATGGAAAGGCTGTCCAGAGGCTTGATAAAAGAGGTGCACCTCTTCGTGGAGGAGTGGCAGCGCTTTCTAGTGCAGAGAACCCAGAGGCTTCTGTTCTACATCCTTCCTCAGGTACCAAGAACTTGGAGCCACCTGATCCCATAGATCCTCATCCCATTACAGAAAATTTGGGAAAAGCTGAGCTTCAGGTCTTCATTCCAGCTTTACCTCCAGAGCTCGCCTCTGTGGCTTCAACATCTGGCCCACAGCAAGAGGGTGCTAGCAGAATGGCCTCCTTGACCCCTGAGGACTGTCCTGGCACCAGCCTGAACAAACTGCTAGACTCTGTAGAGAAGCCAGCCAGCCAAGCTGCTTCTGTACAAGTGCGGGACCCAACATCAGGGGAAACTGCTAGTGTAAGTACTGATCCAGGGGAGGCCAACATTTCCCATGAACTCCTTATTTCTGAGGAAGGCTTTCATGAAGACCTTAGTGGCCAGTCTTCTTTCTCTGTAATATACCCAAGCTGTCTTCCTCTAGAGAGGAGCCTTCCTGAGGGCAGGAGGACTGTGGCTGTCATTGCAGGGCCTCTGGAACCACCCCAAACACCAGGCAGGACTTCCACTCCCCTGAACCACCCAGAGACAACTCAGCAAAAACCCCCAGAAGAAAGTGCCATTATCCAACCAAAAGAAATGGGAGTACCTGTGGATCGTGAAGCACAagaaatgcctttatttgatCAGTCTGACTGCGGTTTAAACCAAAAAGAGCCTGGATCCAGAATCTCCAGTGTCCTGAGCACCCTAACCTGGCCCTCTGAAGAAGATATGGTCTTTGCCGTGAGCCAGCAAGAACAACCTCTGTCCCCTGCATCCCATTCAAGCCTACCTCTGGTGTCTGAGCCTGATGCCAAACAGCTTCCTCGCCTTCCTTCCCTTGCCCGAAGCCCCAGGCAAACTCAGGCCCCTGCACTTAATGCAAATCACCTTGCCCAACCTCCAGCCCCTGAAAGTTACCAGCCGCTGGCTCCTTTACCCTACTCCAGGCCACATCTCAACTGTGGTATGTATGATAGTAAGTTACTAGCCACTCACCCTACTATAAGCCATCCTCTGCACGCTGCTGCCTCTCTGTCTGATTCTAATACTGTGGCCTCTGCTTCTCACAGAGAAGATGTAGCAGAGAAAGATGACCTTGTTCCAGTAACTAGAGAGTGGGATCTCAGTGACTCAGGTACCCATACAGAGACATCTGATGACTCAGGGGTCAGTTTGTTGGccaaaagcttttctgctgttgGAAATGAAGCATTGGCTGGCTCCTCTGACGCCAGCCCTGAAACAGCAGACCACCACATGGATATACAGTATGGAAAATCTTCACCTGACCACCCTTCTTGGCCCTCGCTGGAAGGCCTGATAACATCCACAAACTCCAAGAGCCGGGACTCTGCACAGCCACCTCCAATGCTAGCATTCACCAATCCAATCCATTTCCTCCAGCTCAGCCCTCCATCACCACCAACCACCAGGACAGCCTGCCAAGAGGAGGACATCTCAGGGGAGCTGCGATGGGAGCAAGAGGCAGGTGTCTTTGGTGTGGACTCAAAGAATGTCCAAGCTCCATTGGCattcacagagaaaacagaaagtgagAGGAGGATCAAGCAAAGGCTGGAAGGAGAAGgtggggaacaccacttggTAGCTCAGCCAAAGGAGGAAATGCCCAGACACTCACCCTTGGAGAAATCATCAAGTTGGCCAGACAAAAAATCGATCAGGGTAGTtgcacaggagccagcagccaaTCAAGAAAACCCAATTAAACGCCGAGTAAAAAGCAAGGACTGGCACCGTCAGGGCCTGAAGAGGATGTCAGTACCACCAGACATCTTGCAGG AAGTTCCTTCTGTTCCTTCAGAGGAAGAAGCTCACAAGACACACAGGGAGCCACCAGTCAGTTCAGAAACAGTTATATTGCG agaaaagaaacctgCAGATGCAATGGAGAACTTCAAACGCCGGCACTCCAAACTGATCAACTCCT CAAGACTGCTGTATCAGGAATACAGTGACGTGGTTCTGAACAAGGCCATTCAAAGCCAGAAGAGAGTGGATTCTTTTGCAGAGGATATAGAGTCGAGTTTCCCGAGCTCTCCAAGGCTACGGAGGAAAGTGCTTTCTCCCCAGGACTCATATTTGCAGCGTCTGTCAGTCTCATCTAATGCGTCCCTCTGGCAGGACATCCCCATGATACGGGGCAGCAGAATACTACTCAATATGTCCCGTGATGAGCAGAAGCTGCAAGAG GCCAAGTTTGAGTTGATAATGTCTGAGGCTTCCTACCTGCGCAGTTTAAATGTGGCGGTGGATCACTTCCAGCGATCAGCAGAGCTCCAGGCAATGCTCACCAATCAAGAGCGTCAGTGGCTTTTCTCCCGCCTTCATGATGTACGCGACGTCAGCGCTAG TTTCCTTTTTGACTTGGAGGAGAAATTTGAGGAGGACATGTTCACCTTCCATGTGTGTGACGTGGCTCTGAAACACGCCCCTGAATTCCGCAGGGTGTATCTACCATATGTAACAAACCAGACATATCAGGAGCAAACCTTCCAGCGGTTACT aaatggaaatgcagGGTTCCAGCAAGTCCTGGAGAGACTGGAAAGTGATCCTGTATGCCAGCGCCTCTCACTGAAATCCTTCCTCATCCTTCCTTTCCAGCGCATCACTCGTCTCAAACTCCTTCTACAG AATATCCTGAAGAGAACTCGGCCTGGGTCTGAGGAGGAAGTGCAAGCAACACAGGCCTATGATGCGCTTGAAAAG CTCATCAAGGATTGCAATGAAAATGTCCAGCGCATGAAAAGCACTGAAGAGCTGATCTACCTCAGCCAGAAGATTGAATTTGAGTGCAAG ATATTCCCACTCATCTCACAGTCAAGGCGACTTGTAAAGTGTGGTGAGCTGACAGCACTGGACTTCAGCACCCTGAGTCCAAAATGGAAAGTCACCACTCGGCCCATCTACCTACATCTTTTCAATGACTGTCTGCTCTTGTCTCGGCCGAAGGA GGGTGGACGTTTTGTTGTGTTTGACCATGCTGCTTTCTCAGATGTGCGTGGGGAGAAGTGTGAGATGAAACTGCatggaacaaacaaaaatgtttttcgTCTCTTTCTACTTCAGAATTACCAGGGAAAGAGAGTGGAGTTTTTGTTTCGTACAGAGACACA CAGTGAGAAGCTGAGGTGGATCTCTGCTTTGGCTCCTCCGCGAGGAGAACTGGATCTCTTGGAGTGCCCCG ATGCACCCCAGGTTCAATGCATAAAGACTTACAAGGCTCGGGAAAATGATGAGCTGGCTTTGGAGAAAGCAGACATCATCATGGTTATGCAGTACAGCAATGATG GATGGATAGAAGGAGTCAAACTTTCGGACCGGGAGAGAGGCTGGTTCCCCTCAGAACACGTGGAACTCATCTCCAGTAAACATGCGCGGCAGAAGAACCTGAAGGAGGAACAACGTGTGAAGAATGCCAAGCAGCAGGTCTTTTGCAAGAAATAA